The nucleotide sequence ATTTATAAAGTATAGACATGCATGTAAACATAGTCACACCTATTTACACCCACACATATGTAAATAAACTATGCATTTCTAAATGAGTCACTTTGGCTACTAACTTTGAGAAAGTTTTAACAGTTTTGCAACTTTGAATTAGATAAAACCACAATCTTTATAAGCCAAATAGAATTATCCTTACAAAGCAGGTACAGCAAGGCCCAGAAATGTCAAGATTAGATTCAATAAGCAGTTACTGAGTGAGTCAAGTACAAAGACACAAACATGAATGGCCACAATTTCTGCTGTAAAGGAGTTTGTAATCTCGTACGGGAGAATGATATGAAAGCGAGTAGGtagaaaataaagcaggatgTGTACGTGAGATGTAAAGATAAATACTAACATTCCGGGGGAGGATAATATAATTTCAAACACTTTTATGCTGAGTTGAGTCTTTTAAGACATGAAAACGCAATGccattcttcacaaaattttaCGATGCGCCTGCTAGACTAACCCCCTAAGTCtgtcattaataattttaaaataaggcaaTACACGCACCCCTCACTCCCACAAACCTCGAATGTGAAGACTGCGCAATATTAAATGTTTGAGCTCATCACACTAGATTACAAGGTTTCTCTCCTATTAGAACTGTAAACATAATGAAGTTTCACCAAGAATGAAATGCAAGGTTCTGAGGTTTAACAAAACTCAGAGGGCAATGAGAAGACAAACACTGCCCAAAATAGAAAATTGTAAGCACGTTAGAAAAAAGGGTTGAAGCCAGACCTACACACAAAAACAGGAGATGGAGAAGGATCGTAATTTTCCAAGCAGACACCTTGGGCATTTTTCTGTGTCATTATGTGTTGGCGATGGGaggtgtgtgggtgggggtgtTAAGGATTATCTGCCTCAATTCCACAACTCATTTTATATGTGTAAGAAAAGAAGGGTAGAGGGTGTTTTTTCTGGTCTTGTATAAATGTGAGAAATCTGAAGGCAGAGATGACAGACCCCAGACAAGGCAGTAAATTACACGCTGGATGTGTGTTTGTAACACAAGTCACATTAATGAAGATGAATGCCACTTCAGGTTCACCCCAGCAGAATTACCTCATGTGACAGGGAAAGTATAATCCTGCCTCATAAAACTCTGGACACCCTGTACTCTGTGACTAAGCTGACTTGTGAATTTCACAGGCACTAGGGACGTATTTAGATTGGATCAAGTTCAAAAAAGGGCACCCAGATTGGCTAAAAGACTTAAGGGCTTATTGAAAGGATCAAGAGGCAAAGGCGGGTCCCGGCAGGGCAGCTGCCAGCATGGAATCTAACACTAGTCTATAGATATCAACCTTCCAAATGCTTGCTGCAAGACAGAGTGCTCGGGGCATGAAGGTTTTGGGGTCATGAATCCTGAGGTTGCAATCCTGGTTCCACCCCTTGCTTGccaggggccaggggccaggTTCCCGGACCTCTCCAGCCTGTTTCCATAGACGCAGAAGGGGGAAAACAGCGCCGCTGCCACTTGCAGCCGTCTTAGGCACCCTGCTTAGCACTTCGTGTGTGCCATTTTATTCACATCTGCCATCCACCTTTAGTCTTTGCAACAACCTTAACTATTATTCTTATTCGCGTTTTACGTTCAAGGAAACTGAGATTATGCAATTTAACTAAGGTCTCCCAGTTTGCGGAGTGATGAGCGGAGATGGGAACTTCAGCCATTCTGCTGAGGTAGAGTTGTGCTGAGAACTCAACCAGAAACCATGTGACAGATTCAAATAGTGAGTGGTGCTTGTAATCACCGTCACCACCCCCATCACCATCACTGTGGGCATGTAACAAAGCGCATGGATTTAAAATGGCTATTACAGGgtgaaaggcttttttttttttttttttttaacaaaagtttaACTGTTTTTATTAAGAACAAGATAGGctaggcatggcagctcacacctgcaatctcagcatgctgggagtctgagacaggaggttcactggagtccagaagttcaagaccagtctggctaacatagtgagactccatctctacaaaaaagtaatgAAACATATGAGACAGGCATGCTGgcgtgtgcctgtcatcccagctacttgggaggctgaggtaggagaatcgcctgagtctgggaggtcaaggttgcagagagccatgattgcgccactgcactctggcctgggtgacataggaagactctatctcaaaaacaaaaacaaacaacaactacaaaaagATAACAAAGGTTAAGTCACCTGACAATGATTCACTCTCAAGAAAATCTTACTGcttagctttttaaaagaaatttcaatATATCCCTCTGATAATGAGCAGTGCTCATAttagaaacatcttttttttaaaatgtggaaaactATACTATGATTTAATGAACTTAATAAACTCTTGGTGTAAAACTGCCTACAAAGATGACGTCTGCAGAGCAGCAGAAAATTAACTGTGGGCAGCGACAGCTTAATGTAGCAACAGATTCTACCCTTTGCTTTTAAACACTGGATTATTTGCACTTCGAGTTTTCCAAGCTTGTAGTCACTGGGTCTGGTTCTTTAATGAGTGTCTTTGATATCTTTTCTAGTTCAGTGCAGAAACAGCCAGATGGTGGAGGAAACCCCCAGGGTTAACTAAAGACAGCTCAGAAATGCTTCTTAGCTGTGGACTCTCCCAGGCCGGCTTCCAGCCAGCGGTCAGCAACCTTTCTGAAGTGGCGGCAGGCCGAGTCTTTATTTGTTCTGAATTCAGCCCTGGCCAGTTTTGTGGAGATCAGAGCCTCTAAGTAAGGCGGGGCGATTGCTGTACGACTCTCTGTACTTGCTGGGAGGGGTCGAGGGTATGGGAGGGAACTACTcttccccaccccatcctcctccGTGTGTCCAGTCCTGAGCTGGGACTCCTGCCCGAGTGGGGGGCCCCAGAGCTGCCCCAAGGCTCTGGCCAGCTGAGGCCCCGTGAGTCAATACAGGCCAGCGCAGAGCCAGGCTAGCATAGGCAGGACTGTTTTCTCTCTTGCATGAGGTAATCTGCTGTGGTGGGTTGGATTCCAACTGGCATTCATCTCCGCTAATGTGATGTGTAAATGCACAAACACAGCCACAGGCATCAGCAGAGGGACACTGTTCCCCTGCAGCCTGGCTGTCCTGCTTCCCGTTCGGATAAAATGAGCCCTTCGCTGTCATGTGGGGTGATGCCCGACCCCAGGTCGATTTGGCATGGCTCAGGTTTCCATGTAGGAGAAAGAATGAAGCCCGTGGTTATGAGAACACACTGGATCCAGGCTGCCTGGGTTGTAGCTCTGCAACTCCAATTATTAGCTATGTGACTctggcaagttacctaacctctctgtggtTTGGTTTTCCATCTTTAAAAGGGGATCTGCAAACATAGGGTTGTGAGGATTGCATGAGTTCACACATGTAAAAAGGCCAAAATGGTGCCTGCCACAGTGTGTTATACACAAACGTTGTTACATGCTAGTCACGTTCTCAAGTATGGCTTATGGATCTAGAAAAAGCTCATCGCTGATCAATCCAGagcaagatttttcttttaaaaactatattggcatatttaacattttaatactaGCTGTGATGTTCTGGGCCAGTTGCTTTATCTgcccaaacctcagtttccttaattATATAACGGGAAATTAATAATACTGCACCTACGTAATAGGGTTAGTGTGTAAATCAAATGACACAAAGCACATAGTGCCTGGCAATAACAACTTGctatgtttgtttcttctttcccaaCTTTCTAATAAAATAGGGTCTTTAAACTTAGGATATCTTCTAGTTGATACCcggatgattaaaaaaaaaaccaatttatGATGTCAGTAATCTAAACctggggtgtccaatcttttggcttccctgggccacactggaagaatcgtcttgggccacacataaaatcaATGAACACTAATGAGAGCTGAtgagcctaaaaaaaaaaaaatcacaaaaaaactcacgttttaagaaagtttacggaTTTGTattgggccgcattcaaagctgtcctggtcCCACGCAGCCCGTGAGCTGCAGGTTGGATAAGCTTGATTTAAACGATATTTAAAATTTCCTTGGTTTTTAGGTTTTATCTGCTAGTTACAAACATGTCACATGAATTATCTACATACTGCCTTCAAATTTGGAAGACACTTTGGTTACTGCGCACTGCAGACAAACATACCATACACGAGTGCAAGGTTAATATTTCATTTCACTACACAGGACACACGCGGAACACACAGGGTACATGAGACAGGATGCATCAAAGGTGACACGGCCCGAGGCTGACCTCCCTGCCTTGGTGGCTCTAGTTCCCTACTCTGCTTTGCAAACCTCAATTGTGAATTCTCCTGGCTAGAAAAACCTCTGTGATCACCTGCAAAAGCTATTCCTAGTAAGAAACCTCACTGAAAAGaccttttttaaaactgaaaccCAAATGAGAGTAAAATGATCCTATCTTACAATAAAAATTGGACTGGTTAAATTCCTGAAGAAATAATCTGCAATTGATGATATTTATTCAATATATGAAATAAGATGTAATGATTTTACATATCTGGCCAAAGACAGCAATTTGCTGACTTTTGTCTTACCTTAATTTTCCATGGGTTAGTTTTTCTTAGTGAGCACATTATAATAGTGGGTAATTTAGTGCATGCTCTTTTGCTGACCTAAAGCAAAAATCCACAAGCTGAAATCTTAGTAGCCagaaaatataaccaaaataCTAGGGAACAGTGAACTCACTCCTAGGGAGCAGTGAACTCACTGGGAACATTTAGCTTGCTAGGAgttgtaaaaagaaaatttattataaacatttgtgtatatataatacatttattacagacatttcttcctcattttgaaaagtttttggcttttaaagcacagcatcacaggcCTCAGCAAGTCTACTGTAAGTCAACAGTAAGAAACACACTGTGTGATAATACAGGTCATGGTCAAAAATAGTTTGTGTGTCATTAAGACACAACATGAAGGTGAGAAGTGAGATGCACACTTGGCTGAGTCACAGCCTGAAGATAACCAACACATGCGTAAGGCTTTCAGTGTATAAAAGCCTCTCGACAGAATTACTTGTTCCCTAGGGTTcaataaaagatataaatgatCTCTAAGGACAGATTTGGCCACAGGGTTGGGATTAAAAAAGGGAAAACGTATCAGGACAGTTACCAAGTTTAGAGCCCTCATTTTTAGAATTTCTAAACACAGGCCGCCTTTTAGCAGAGACCTGTGGTATAGAAATTACAGAATTCCACGAGAGCAAAGGAGATGCAGCACTGTTTGCTTCCCAGAACTGctaaaaaggagataaaaagcAACACCTAAAAAATTCCTGCTTAATATTACTTATTTACTACTTCTATGCTTAAAAATTCCAAATGACTAAGAACCTTTGCAGAAtctccaaaaccaaaaccaaaacaatgtgTTTACCAAAAGGATTTAAATGCTTATTTGTTTCAAGTGGGAATTAActcatttgtgtatgtatatatgtgcttATTTCATTAGGTTCCGTGATTTCATGTATAAATGCTGTCATTCATACGGAGTTTAGCAATATTGGGTATTTTAAGGTTTAGTAAAGCCAGAAgttatatgaaattttattttagtgagattttttaaaaaactatcttttagatgacaaaaatttttaaaaatcacagatttCAAACTATAATTTGAGTTCTGTTTAAAGTTATGTTTCAAACTAAAGTATCATTGGATTTTGAATGATCATTCTAAACTTTAATTATACAAGAAGAGAGAACTGTACGGGGTAAATGGCCATTAATAActggaaatagaaaatacatgaaCCTAAAACGCACAGAGCAAGAATCTTTATAATATAGAGCCAAATTTTCATTTCAGTCTGGATGGAAACCTTACTGGGAAGAAGAAATGCAGCCAGTCACACTTGAGTGTCTAATGCAAACAGGATTTTGGCACTAGGTTTTAATGCAAGGGATAATACATACCATAGTACTCTGTGATTAAAGGACTCGTATTTCAGAATGAAATGAATTTTTTGTTCGATATGCTCATTTGacaacctatttatttattttttaagtctaaTTGTAAGCCTCAATGTCAAAGACTGCTGCCGGGTGTCCTTTTGATGCGCTGTTACTGTGACACTCAGAGCTGAATGCTCAACATAAAAAATACGTAgcaattattgttttatattagaACTGCTTGTGTTCCTGATTTACTTGTTATTCCAAGCTCacccaaatgaaaataaacttgcaaaaaataaaaccccTTTCGCTGTGCTTGCAAAAATCTTCATAAAAATCAGAATCTGTGGAACTGAAAACATAATGCACAAGTATTTCTATAAGGGGAGGAATTTTAGGTAATCCTTATGTTAGAGCtaggataaaaataatttgatggaATAACATCATATGTGGTATCAATTTTGGGGTAATAAGAGATGCTAGGGATTTATAATAAAATCAGTTCTGCTTCTCGGAACATCGAAGCCACAAATTTGATACACGAAAAGGCAAATTAGTGGATACGGAGAAAGTTCATACAGAAGTAGCAAAGAAAAAGGGTGGTTTTGCACAAATAGTACATATACCAACCTTCTTTAACTACATAAGTAGAATGTCTATACAAGTTCATGGTTTGAGAAATGATCTAAGAGGTCATTAATAACTTCTAATTTTCACAGTGAAAACAGTGAGAATGTGCACATCTGTGACTAATATCCAGATGtgaccattttataatttttattttgaatctgTTTATGTATGAATGTGGAAAGAAAATATACCTCCACATACTTGTGAAACAGTGCTGTAAGCAAGCCGCGCAAAACTGGAGAAGCGCTATTGTCATTTTGTAAGTTACAACTGTTAGGGCTGGCAAAACCTAGCTGTTGGCAATTTTCCCTCAGGCTAATATGTAAAAGGtgaaatttattccttttttaataCTGTCATATTTTATGACCACAACTCTATGTGGTGATGTCAAAGGTGACGGTTTGGTCTTCCTCTGCAAACTGGGATATGACAGCTGAACTGCATACAAGACCTACCAAATAGGACCTACAGGATGGGTTTGTTCCAGTTTTAACAGAAGATTCTGGTGCGCAGATGTCTATGGTGATAATCTAAGAAATGTCAAAGGCTGAACACTCAAGGAGTTTGCTGACTCCTCTAGATTTCTGGTTTAATTCTAATATGTTAAACTAACATATTAAAGATCACTATTTAATTAAGAATTATACATCTGTAGCAGCCTGGCTTAAATTCAGACCACATACTAAATTTTAGAAGTCTTCTCTCCACCCCAACTTTTTCTAGAACCAACTAAGAGTTGTTAGCTTAAAAACATTCCCATATCTAACAGCACTGCTCCACGTGTGCTTGGGATACTCTGAGTTGATTTCATTCCAGTGACATAAAAATTAATCTGAGGCAAATGAGACCTGATACAGCACCATAAGCCATAAGTCATAAAGCCCTGAGGACTTTAATGCTGTCATCTGAGTGAAAATCTGGAAAGTGTTCACAAGAGTCACTGCATGTGATCCTCTTTTTGTCACGTGCCATGCTTACCAGTtaagaaaaattctaaatgaaGCTTTAAAACTTCATTCCCAGAACACCCCTCACGGTTTACATGGGGGGTTCTTATCTATATCTGCTGAacagaacatttttttccctATCAATCATAGCAATCACCTTAATCTACATATATCTGCAACAGAGATGATGTTAGTCATGGTCAGGCCAGGACTTCTCCAAGTGGGGCCAACTGCTGAACCACATCTCTGAAGGAAGATCCAGGAAAGCTTCATTTGAAACAAGAGATTCTCACCAACACTAAAGCATGAGGACCAATGATGCAGGCAAATcctttaattttacaaatgaggacaaAGTCAGATGACCTATACTCAAACCCCATTAATGTAGTCCTGTGCCCCCAGGGCTGGGACTCAGCTCCCCTAACCCTCTGTTTGGAGTCCTTCACCCAAATCTCCCTTTTATAAACTGTCTCTGGTCCAGAAGGTGGATGTTAGTGGTGCTGCCTTTAAGGTCTGAGAAAGAAGCCCTGCTTCTGCCCTAATGGGCAACTTTCCCCTGCACTTTGGGTAGTAGGATTGGTGTCCATAACTAACACTGGCTGGCAAAGGGGAATGATTCCCTTCCATCTCGGAAGAAAAGGAATTTTACAGAAGGCGGTTAAAGCATTAGCTGAATTGAGGGCCTAAAAAGCTTGACAACCCCCCTTTAACCGATGATCCGCCCACAGTGGAAAAGGAGGCACTTCTTAGCTGAGCGGCAAATAAAGATTTCCAGAAGGATACACTGCTGTGCTTTTGTGTCACGTTTGGGGAGCCCGCCACCCTGGCCACCTCGCTTCAACGGCAGCCCAGATGACCAGATAGAGGTAGTAATTAATTATAATCTGTTACAATTTAAAGACCACAAAAGAAATGCTGAACACTGGTTTCGAAAAGCATTTTTAGATGTAAGGGTATTAATGATTAATCCTCTCGAACCCTCAGTTGGTAATAGGTAAAATGTCGGAGACGGTGACAGTCACTTAATTGCTGGTGCAATTCACAGTGCCTGAGAATCGACAAGGCGGCTTTTTGTAGCCCATTATCAAAGTGTCAACAATGATTATTGCCAATATAGTTACACAAATGCCAATTGCAGGGCAGCTGTTTTCTTTCAAATGGGTTTCAGAAAGAAGGCTGTATGTTAAAAGGAATCTTCTTATTGTGACCCTACGGCTCCATTACACACGCTTTACTTTACCTAATAAAATCAGACATGACTTTTGAGAAGAACTGTGCAGGATGATGAACAAAATGCATATTTGTGTAAATCCCCAGGACTCTCTCTCTCAAGAACATGGGCTTTTTAAAGAGTCAGGTCAAACCCCCCAGAAATCAAGTGAGTCcagttatgttttcttttacttcccTAGGTCCCCTGCTGAGTCGCTCGCTAGCAGGCAGCATGCTAAGACTGTCATTTGTAAAAAGCAGCCTGCTCGGCTATAATTACTAATTTGATGTCACACTGGAATTGCAGCGCAGCTGTGAAAAGATCGACCACCAGGGAGGTTCGCATTTCTCTGTCTCATTTAGAGGAGGCGAAACTGCTGGAGCCATGAATGGGAGATGCCCTtccattaaaaaggaaagaattaaagaataaaacaagtCATAGCAGCTGTCAGAATTTGacaatggttatttttttttaaagcactgttctgctcttaaaaaaaaaacctcaagacATCTGTACATGCATGTTGAGACTTGTTGCCATGAAAGTGATTCCATTGTTAGAATATAACTTATTTCCTTCAGTTCCATCTTCATGATTATGCTAATACAAATCACACTAATTACATGTCAAGCTAAAATCTAAGGGATGGGACTTGTCTGCACCTATATCgctaaatatttgaaatgacaGTTTCAAAACTTGTCATCAACAAGTTAAAAGTATGGAAAATTAAAACAGTTATAATGACTCATGAAAGAAAACCTGGGAAGAATAAGAATTGAGATTACTAATTAAGCTATGTCACCAGAGATTCtctctgcagattttttttttgagacagggtcttgctgtcactcaggctggaatgcagtggtgtgaacacggctcactgcagccgtgatcgacatcctgagttcaagcaatcctcccgcgtagctggggccacaagtgtgcaccaccatatccagctaatttttgtattgtttgtagagttgggggtctcgctatgtttcccagggtggtcttgaactcctgagctcaggctatccctctagcctcagtctcccaaagtgttgggattataggtgtgagccagcagGTCCAGTCCTCTAGAAAGATTGTTCTTTGTACCATAACGGTCATTTGGAAAggaatatagttatatataatagcaatgaaaataatattcttgcaaatcatttcatttataaaaggctaaaatgtagaaaataagtatttttagcCTTCCCCAAATATTTCAAACCAGAGGAACCAGTAGATTGTTTTGATAGCATTTTTTCCCCCAACGTCTGATCATAAAAAGGAGCATTTTTATGATTTGTGAACGCAATGAATGGTATGCTTTGTGGAAGAGTGAAAACTCCGAACTGATCATGGAAAAAACCCAAAAGTTGGCAGAAAAGGGAAAGCAAAGaggttttttaaagttaaaaatgtttttaagagttTGGCTCTATTAATACA is from Macaca fascicularis isolate 582-1 chromosome 9, T2T-MFA8v1.1 and encodes:
- the LOC141407589 gene encoding LOW QUALITY PROTEIN: uncharacterized protein (The sequence of the model RefSeq protein was modified relative to this genomic sequence to represent the inferred CDS: inserted 1 base in 1 codon; substituted 1 base at 1 genomic stop codon), coding for MALTAESAFLWVREPGPNTVSRISNRMHRLWPEGAETVTVDFHAAMSECFFQVLKTEQVTCQSHIANNWSCRATTQAAWIQCVLITTGFILSPTWKPEPCQIDLGSGITPHDSEGLILSEREAGQPGCXGNSVPLLMPVAVFVHLHITLAEMNASWNPTHHSRLPHAREKTVLPMLAWLCAGLYXLTGPQLARALGQLWGPPLGQESQLRTGHTEEDGVGKSSSLPYPRPLPASTESRTAIAPPYLEALISTKLARAEFRTNKDSACRHFRKVADRWLEAGLGESTAKKHF